One window of Gemmatimonas sp. UBA7669 genomic DNA carries:
- a CDS encoding L-aspartate oxidase, translating into MTDRIRTRFLVIGSGVAGLHAAWRASAHGSVTVLTKRTLFDSATAYAQGGIAAALGAGDSPELHREDTLAAGAALCDREAVQVLVEEGPARVRELQAAGARFDLDPDGDFKLGKEAAHSRSRIVHAQGDQTGAEVARALVEKVRESPDITVHETARVLDLLLVPDEGVMQCAGVRVSLAGRPVEIVADATVLATGGCGQIFRYTTNPQVATGDGFAIAHRAGARLADMEFVQFHPTALDTPENPLALVSEAVRGEGAILLNARGQRFMPKRHRLAELAPRDVVAREIFREQQATGRVFLDATKLGDGFRSRFPGIYRLCRARGIDPTCEPIPVTPAAHYMMGGVVTDLAGRSSIPRLYAVGEVARTGVHGANRLASNSLLEGLVFAERVARDMIDTPQGLAEPGREAWEVPPLDDRGAAQVAADEIRQVMWDHASIARTAAGLRRCLVALEQIGERLAPGATEERNLHTTATLVAEAALQRKESRGGHFRSDFPKARRKWQGRHITW; encoded by the coding sequence ATGACCGACCGGATTCGCACGCGGTTCCTTGTCATCGGTAGCGGAGTGGCCGGATTGCACGCCGCGTGGCGCGCATCGGCACATGGTTCGGTGACGGTCCTCACCAAACGCACGCTGTTTGATTCCGCCACGGCCTACGCGCAGGGTGGCATTGCCGCCGCCCTCGGGGCCGGGGATTCGCCGGAACTCCACCGGGAGGATACGCTCGCGGCCGGCGCGGCGCTGTGCGACCGGGAGGCCGTGCAGGTGCTGGTGGAGGAAGGGCCGGCCCGTGTCCGTGAACTGCAGGCGGCCGGCGCCCGCTTCGATCTCGATCCGGACGGTGACTTCAAGCTGGGCAAGGAAGCGGCCCACTCGCGTAGCCGCATCGTGCATGCGCAGGGCGACCAGACGGGCGCCGAAGTGGCCCGCGCCCTCGTGGAGAAGGTGCGGGAATCGCCCGACATTACCGTGCACGAAACGGCCCGTGTGCTCGACCTGCTGCTCGTCCCCGACGAGGGGGTGATGCAATGCGCTGGGGTCCGAGTGTCGTTGGCGGGTCGTCCCGTGGAAATCGTTGCCGATGCCACCGTGCTGGCGACGGGCGGCTGTGGCCAGATCTTCCGCTACACCACCAACCCGCAGGTGGCCACGGGCGACGGCTTTGCCATCGCCCACCGGGCGGGCGCACGACTGGCAGATATGGAGTTCGTCCAGTTCCACCCCACGGCCCTCGACACGCCCGAGAACCCGCTGGCCCTGGTGTCCGAGGCGGTGCGCGGCGAAGGGGCCATCCTGCTCAATGCGCGGGGCCAGCGGTTCATGCCCAAGCGCCACCGGTTGGCGGAGTTGGCGCCGCGCGACGTAGTGGCGCGCGAGATCTTCCGCGAACAGCAGGCCACCGGTCGGGTATTTCTGGATGCCACCAAACTGGGAGACGGTTTCCGCAGCCGCTTCCCGGGCATCTATCGGCTTTGCCGGGCCCGCGGCATCGACCCCACCTGCGAGCCCATCCCCGTCACTCCGGCCGCGCACTACATGATGGGCGGTGTGGTCACCGATCTCGCGGGTCGGTCCAGCATCCCGCGTCTCTACGCGGTGGGGGAGGTGGCCCGTACTGGCGTGCATGGCGCCAATCGCCTGGCCTCCAACTCCCTGCTCGAGGGGTTGGTGTTTGCCGAGCGGGTGGCGCGTGACATGATCGACACCCCGCAGGGCCTGGCCGAGCCGGGTCGGGAGGCATGGGAGGTGCCGCCGCTGGATGACCGGGGCGCCGCACAGGTGGCGGCGGACGAAATCCGGCAGGTCATGTGGGACCATGCCAGCATCGCCCGCACGGCGGCTGGTCTGCGGCGCTGTCTCGTCGCACTCGAACAGATCGGTGAGCGTCTCGCACCGGGGGCCACCGAGGAACGCAACCTCCACACCACGGCCACACTGGTGGCTGAGGCCGCCCTGCAGCGCAAGGAGTCGCGTGGAGGGCACTTCCGGAGCGATTTTCCCAAAGCCCGCCGCAAGTGGCAGGGCCGCCACATCACCTGGTAG
- the nadA gene encoding quinolinate synthase NadA — MTILEAHYDPALAEEIRLLARSKNAVILAHNYERPEIQDVADYVGDSLGLSREAARTDADIIVFCGVHFMAETAAILSPQKTVLLPDLAAGCSLASTINAEQLRAWKAEHPGAVVVSYVNTTAEVKAESDYCCTSGNAVEVINAIPREKEILFLPDMFLGAHVRRETGRDNIHVWMGECHVHAGIDPEHISRTRAQHPGAEFLIHPECGCATPVVEAISAGAVDKANVHILSTEGMIKRPQQTEQDTFIVATEIGILHRLRRENPTKHFIAANDRAQCTYMKVTTLEKVRDALVYKQHQITVPDDVAARARTAIERMVAIGGSGPSPFGPEDPGE, encoded by the coding sequence ATGACCATTCTCGAAGCTCACTACGATCCCGCGCTGGCCGAGGAAATCCGGCTGCTTGCCCGCAGCAAGAACGCGGTCATCCTGGCGCACAACTACGAGCGCCCGGAAATCCAGGACGTGGCCGACTACGTCGGTGACTCGCTGGGGCTCTCGCGTGAAGCGGCCCGCACCGATGCCGACATCATCGTGTTCTGCGGCGTGCACTTCATGGCGGAAACCGCGGCCATTCTGTCTCCGCAGAAAACCGTGCTCCTGCCCGATCTGGCCGCGGGCTGCTCGCTGGCCAGCACCATCAACGCCGAGCAACTGCGCGCATGGAAGGCTGAGCATCCCGGCGCCGTGGTGGTGTCCTATGTGAACACCACGGCCGAAGTGAAGGCCGAGAGCGACTACTGCTGCACCTCGGGCAACGCGGTAGAGGTCATCAACGCCATACCGCGCGAGAAGGAGATTCTCTTCCTGCCCGACATGTTCCTCGGCGCCCATGTGCGTCGCGAAACGGGACGCGACAACATCCATGTGTGGATGGGCGAGTGTCACGTGCACGCGGGCATCGACCCCGAGCACATCTCGCGTACGCGCGCGCAGCATCCGGGTGCGGAGTTCCTCATCCACCCCGAGTGCGGCTGTGCGACACCCGTGGTGGAGGCAATCAGTGCCGGGGCAGTGGACAAGGCGAACGTGCACATCCTCTCGACCGAGGGCATGATCAAGCGTCCGCAGCAGACGGAGCAGGACACGTTCATCGTGGCCACGGAAATCGGCATTCTGCATCGTCTGCGCCGCGAGAATCCCACCAAGCACTTCATTGCGGCCAACGACCGCGCGCAGTGCACATACATGAAGGTCACCACGCTCGAGAAGGTGCGGGATGCCCTCGTGTACAAGCAGCACCAGATCACCGTGCCCGACGACGTGGCCGCACGGGCACGCACGGCCATCGAGCGCATGGTGGCCATCGGTGGTTCCGGCCCCAGTCCCTTCGGTCCCGAGGATCCCGGCGAATGA
- the nadC gene encoding carboxylating nicotinate-nucleotide diphosphorylase produces the protein MNAFHPPLRPTPPHAFPAVSPQTITPLGSSAYKPSALGFPLSADDVTAQVRVALLEDQAFNDVSTLATVVSDRHVRAAIVTRRDGVVSGIAMAVEAFRQLDPHISIRVDADDGTRVRAGTPVLFLSGHARGILSAERTALNYLQHLSGIASLTWRYVQAIEGTRAQILDTRKTTPGWRLLEKFAVRCGGGANHRLDLRSGVLIKDNHLAAIGGDIAMAVSRARQLAVPGTPVQVECDTLDQVDAAVAAGADWVLLDNMTPDRLRDAVQRCAGRCVTEASGGVTLDTVRAIAQTGVDRISIGALTHSAPALDLGLDFDGL, from the coding sequence ATGAACGCCTTCCACCCGCCTCTGCGCCCCACGCCGCCACACGCATTCCCCGCCGTGTCGCCGCAAACCATCACCCCGCTTGGTTCCTCGGCCTACAAGCCGTCGGCGCTGGGCTTTCCGCTCAGTGCGGACGACGTGACGGCGCAGGTTCGGGTGGCACTGCTGGAAGATCAGGCGTTCAACGACGTGTCCACCCTGGCCACCGTGGTCAGCGACCGCCATGTGCGCGCCGCCATCGTCACACGTCGTGACGGCGTGGTGAGCGGCATCGCCATGGCGGTCGAGGCATTCCGGCAGCTCGATCCGCACATCAGCATTCGCGTGGACGCGGATGACGGCACGCGGGTCCGCGCGGGAACGCCGGTGTTGTTTCTCTCGGGCCACGCGCGCGGCATTCTGTCGGCGGAGCGCACGGCGCTCAACTATCTGCAACACCTCTCGGGTATCGCGTCGCTCACCTGGCGCTACGTGCAGGCCATTGAGGGCACGCGGGCGCAGATTCTCGACACACGCAAGACCACGCCCGGCTGGCGGCTGCTCGAAAAATTTGCCGTGCGCTGCGGCGGTGGGGCCAACCACCGGCTCGATTTGCGCAGCGGGGTCCTCATCAAGGACAACCACCTCGCGGCCATCGGCGGCGACATCGCCATGGCGGTGTCGCGTGCGCGGCAGTTGGCCGTGCCCGGCACGCCGGTGCAGGTGGAGTGCGACACGCTCGATCAGGTGGACGCTGCCGTGGCGGCGGGTGCCGATTGGGTGTTGCTGGACAACATGACGCCAGATCGACTGCGCGATGCCGTGCAGCGCTGTGCCGGTCGTTGCGTAACCGAAGCATCGGGTGGTGTCACGCTGGACACCGTGCGCGCCATCGCACAAACCGGCGTGGATCGCATTTCCATTGGCGCGCTCACCCACTCGGCGCCTGCACTCGATCTCGGTCTCGACTTCGACGGTCTCTGA
- the fahA gene encoding fumarylacetoacetase: MMSTSWVASANGHPDFPLQNLPFGVFRRSGSKEAPRVGVAIGDSILDVPACLAAGLLSDATDDAQRGARACAAPSLNALMAMGGGVRRALREALMALLSRDVPEHKRLVEQHALVLQAEAELFLPVQVGDYTDFYASVHHATNVGSMFRPDNPLLPNYKWVPIGYHGRASSIVLSGTPIARPEGQRKGPDDAAPSFGPSRSLDYELELGAFVGTGNALGTSIPLAQVDEHLWGLCLLNDWSARDVQSWEYQPLGPFLAKNFASSISPWVVTLEALEPFRAPLAPRAEGDPAPLPYLHDVGDQAHGGFALTVEVWLQTARMAADGEAPVRVSQGSSLDLYWSFGQMLAHHASNGCNMRPGDLLGSGTISGAARESRGCLLELTWRGAEPLTLPNGEQRRFLEDGDTLSLTAYAERDGATRIGFGWCHGTIVAAASQPPSMR, translated from the coding sequence ATGATGTCAACGTCGTGGGTGGCCTCCGCCAATGGCCATCCGGATTTTCCGCTGCAGAACCTGCCGTTTGGTGTGTTTCGCCGCAGTGGCAGCAAGGAGGCCCCGCGAGTCGGCGTGGCCATCGGAGACAGCATTCTCGACGTGCCGGCCTGTCTGGCGGCGGGGCTGTTGAGTGACGCCACCGACGACGCGCAGCGTGGCGCGCGCGCCTGTGCGGCGCCGTCGCTCAACGCGCTCATGGCCATGGGCGGTGGCGTACGCCGCGCACTGAGAGAGGCGCTCATGGCGCTGCTCTCGCGCGATGTGCCCGAGCACAAGCGCCTGGTGGAGCAGCACGCCCTGGTGTTGCAGGCCGAGGCCGAGCTGTTTCTCCCGGTGCAGGTGGGCGACTACACCGACTTCTATGCGTCGGTGCATCACGCCACCAACGTGGGCAGCATGTTCCGTCCCGACAATCCGCTGCTGCCCAACTACAAGTGGGTGCCCATCGGGTATCACGGGCGCGCATCAAGCATCGTGCTCTCGGGCACGCCCATCGCGCGCCCGGAGGGACAGCGTAAGGGTCCCGACGATGCCGCGCCAAGCTTTGGTCCGTCGCGCAGTCTCGACTACGAGCTCGAACTGGGGGCATTTGTCGGCACCGGCAACGCGCTCGGCACCAGCATTCCGCTCGCGCAGGTGGACGAGCACCTCTGGGGCCTGTGCCTGCTCAACGACTGGTCGGCGCGCGACGTGCAGAGCTGGGAGTATCAACCACTCGGTCCGTTTCTCGCCAAGAACTTCGCCAGCAGCATCAGCCCCTGGGTGGTCACGCTCGAGGCCCTCGAGCCGTTCCGAGCGCCGCTCGCCCCGCGCGCCGAAGGGGACCCGGCACCGCTGCCCTACCTGCACGATGTCGGCGATCAGGCGCACGGCGGATTCGCACTCACGGTCGAGGTCTGGCTGCAGACGGCCCGCATGGCTGCCGACGGCGAGGCGCCGGTGCGCGTTTCGCAGGGCAGTAGCCTGGATCTCTATTGGAGCTTCGGGCAGATGCTCGCGCATCACGCCAGCAACGGCTGCAACATGCGGCCGGGCGACCTGCTGGGCAGTGGCACCATTTCCGGTGCCGCGCGCGAGAGCCGCGGCTGCCTGCTGGAGCTCACTTGGCGGGGCGCCGAGCCGCTGACGCTCCCCAACGGCGAGCAGCGACGCTTCCTCGAGGACGGCGATACGCTCAGCCTCACCGCCTACGCCGAACGTGACGGGGCCACCCGCATCGGATTCGGCTGGTGCCACGGCACCATTGTGGCCGCCGCCAGCCAGCCGCCGAGCATGCGATAG
- a CDS encoding cytochrome ubiquinol oxidase subunit I, whose translation MMSDLEFARAQMAMSLAFHIVFAVVGIGMPALMVIAEWRWLRTRDAMYLELAKRWAKGTAILFAVGAVSGTVLSFELGLLWPTFMEHAGAVIGMPFSLEGFAFFTEAIFLGIYLYAWQRIPPKAHWWAGVVVAVSGALSGAFVICANAWMNAPEGFAMVNGVVTNVDPIDAMFNAAAPSQVLHMTLAAYAACGFAASGVHAYALYRGTPHRAFHRAALQIALIMGLPAAVLQPLSGDISARSVAERQPVKFAAMEGHLRTGPADFVIGGWPDEATLTHRGAIEVPGALSFMTTGSTKTVIPGVDQVPAEDRPPLAIVHTAFQIMIGCGMLMMALAAWGAWRTWRRRRGQGTALPDDRAFLLAVILASPLGFVAVEAGWTVTEVGRQPWIVHGILRTADAVTPMPGLGVTFALFTALYFGLAIAVVFLLRRQILKTGIRHLPIGLTGEMPIP comes from the coding sequence ATGATGTCAGATCTCGAGTTCGCGCGGGCGCAGATGGCCATGTCGTTGGCCTTCCACATCGTGTTTGCGGTGGTGGGTATCGGCATGCCCGCGCTCATGGTCATAGCCGAGTGGCGCTGGCTGCGTACGCGCGATGCCATGTACCTCGAACTCGCCAAACGCTGGGCCAAGGGCACGGCCATTCTCTTTGCGGTCGGCGCCGTGTCTGGCACCGTACTGAGCTTCGAGCTTGGGCTGCTCTGGCCCACGTTCATGGAGCATGCAGGGGCGGTCATCGGCATGCCGTTCTCGCTCGAAGGCTTTGCGTTTTTCACCGAAGCCATCTTCCTCGGCATCTACCTCTACGCCTGGCAGCGCATTCCGCCCAAGGCGCATTGGTGGGCGGGAGTTGTGGTGGCCGTCAGCGGCGCGCTGAGTGGCGCCTTTGTGATCTGCGCCAATGCATGGATGAACGCCCCTGAAGGCTTTGCCATGGTGAACGGTGTCGTCACGAACGTGGACCCCATCGATGCCATGTTCAACGCTGCGGCGCCCTCACAGGTGTTGCACATGACGCTCGCCGCGTATGCAGCCTGCGGCTTCGCAGCGTCGGGTGTGCACGCCTATGCGTTGTATCGTGGCACACCACATCGCGCATTTCATCGCGCGGCGCTGCAGATCGCCCTCATCATGGGCCTGCCGGCCGCGGTGCTGCAGCCGCTCTCCGGTGACATCTCGGCGCGCAGCGTGGCCGAACGCCAGCCTGTGAAGTTCGCGGCCATGGAAGGACACCTGCGCACCGGCCCCGCCGATTTTGTCATTGGCGGCTGGCCTGACGAAGCCACGCTCACGCATCGTGGCGCCATTGAGGTCCCAGGGGCGCTGTCGTTCATGACGACGGGCTCCACGAAAACGGTCATTCCGGGTGTGGACCAGGTGCCCGCTGAAGACCGTCCACCGCTGGCCATCGTGCACACGGCCTTTCAAATCATGATCGGCTGCGGCATGCTCATGATGGCGCTCGCCGCCTGGGGGGCGTGGCGCACCTGGCGTCGTAGGCGCGGACAGGGCACGGCGCTGCCTGACGATCGTGCATTCCTGTTGGCGGTCATTCTTGCCTCGCCGCTCGGTTTTGTGGCGGTGGAAGCCGGATGGACCGTCACCGAGGTGGGACGGCAACCGTGGATCGTGCATGGCATTCTGCGCACCGCCGATGCTGTGACGCCCATGCCCGGGCTTGGCGTGACCTTCGCCTTGTTCACGGCGCTCTACTTCGGACTGGCCATTGCGGTGGTGTTCCTGCTGCGCCGCCAGATTCTCAAGACCGGCATTCGTCACCTGCCGATCGGGCTCACCGGCGAGATGCCAATTCCATGA
- a CDS encoding cytochrome d ubiquinol oxidase subunit II: MSDAAATLTWTLPHAVAGTMVLSLNAYVLLAGADFGGGVWDLMARGRNRDAQRALIAHAIGPIWEANHVWLVLVVVLLFTCFPSAFAHLATVLHIPITLMLVGIVLRGSAFTFRTYDSTRDAVQRRWGLIFSISSVLTPVLLGVCLGAVAAGRVPMMSPADAAALEFGARFVDPWARSWFAWAVGGLTLALFAGLAATYLTVETVDTELQDVFRRRALQSQGAVMLTALGTLWLARDASPMLFGALTQGAGVPVLHALTALATAVTCWALARRHFRVARLAMVGQASCLVWGWAWSQFPWLLPPDRSITSLAAPRITLSLTLGALSVGTLILLPSFVYLFRVFKSPGAGFLPDDEAVTVPEDRAGP, from the coding sequence ATGAGTGACGCCGCCGCGACGCTCACCTGGACCTTGCCGCATGCGGTGGCGGGCACGATGGTGCTCTCGCTCAATGCATACGTGCTGCTGGCCGGTGCGGACTTTGGCGGCGGCGTGTGGGACCTCATGGCCCGTGGACGCAATCGCGACGCACAGCGCGCGCTCATCGCGCACGCCATCGGCCCCATCTGGGAAGCCAACCATGTCTGGCTGGTGTTGGTGGTGGTGCTGCTCTTCACCTGCTTCCCCTCGGCCTTTGCGCATCTGGCCACGGTGCTGCACATCCCCATCACGCTCATGCTGGTGGGCATCGTGCTGCGCGGGTCGGCGTTCACGTTTCGCACCTACGACAGCACGCGCGACGCGGTGCAGCGCCGCTGGGGACTGATCTTCTCCATCTCCAGTGTGCTCACGCCGGTGTTGCTCGGCGTGTGTCTTGGGGCGGTGGCCGCCGGACGTGTGCCCATGATGTCGCCGGCTGATGCCGCAGCGCTGGAGTTCGGCGCGCGGTTTGTCGACCCCTGGGCCCGCTCGTGGTTTGCCTGGGCCGTCGGCGGGCTTACCCTGGCGCTGTTCGCTGGCTTGGCGGCCACCTATCTCACGGTAGAAACGGTGGACACAGAGCTGCAGGATGTGTTTCGTCGTCGTGCCCTGCAATCGCAGGGCGCCGTGATGCTCACCGCCCTTGGCACGCTCTGGCTTGCCCGCGACGCGTCACCGATGCTGTTTGGTGCGCTCACGCAGGGGGCGGGCGTGCCGGTATTGCATGCGTTGACGGCGCTGGCCACTGCGGTCACCTGCTGGGCTCTTGCCCGCCGTCATTTTCGCGTGGCCCGCCTGGCCATGGTGGGCCAGGCCAGCTGCCTCGTGTGGGGATGGGCCTGGTCGCAGTTCCCGTGGCTGCTGCCGCCCGACCGTTCCATCACGTCCCTCGCCGCGCCGCGCATCACCCTGTCGCTCACGCTGGGCGCCCTGTCGGTGGGCACGCTCATTCTGCTGCCGAGCTTTGTCTACCTGTTCCGGGTGTTCAAGAGCCCGGGCGCCGGCTTTCTGCCGGATGACGAGGCGGTCACGGTTCCGGAGGATCGCGCCGGACCCTAG